A genomic stretch from Armatimonadota bacterium includes:
- a CDS encoding sugar ABC transporter permease yields the protein MADGPVSRRSVKRGAMARREALWGYLFVTPPLLGFLIFGFIPILMSLALAFAKWDMFRPPRFAGVSNFARIGADEIVAKSFVNTLVFFIGVPIGMALSLLLALALNRKIRGINWYRAIYYLPAVSSMVAIALLWQWIFNPEKGLLNMELLKLGVKGPEWLQDPLWVKPALILMGVWGGLGPNLILFLAGLQGVPQSLYEAASIDGAKPWQQFLYVTWPMLTPTTFFISVMGAIGAFQYFGQIYIMTQGGPEHASTSYMFYLWQQAFTYYRMGYASALAWVLGIIIIGVTIVQFRVANRWVFYETV from the coding sequence GTGGCAGATGGACCAGTGAGCCGGCGGTCGGTGAAGCGTGGCGCCATGGCCCGCCGCGAGGCGCTGTGGGGCTATCTGTTCGTCACCCCGCCCCTGCTGGGGTTCCTCATCTTCGGGTTTATCCCCATCCTCATGTCGCTGGCCCTGGCGTTCGCCAAGTGGGACATGTTCCGTCCACCCCGCTTTGCCGGCGTGAGCAACTTCGCCCGCATCGGCGCGGACGAGATCGTCGCGAAGAGCTTCGTCAATACGCTGGTCTTCTTCATCGGCGTGCCGATTGGCATGGCGCTGTCGCTTCTGCTGGCGCTGGCGCTCAACCGGAAGATCCGTGGAATCAACTGGTACCGCGCCATCTATTACCTGCCCGCGGTGAGTTCGATGGTCGCAATCGCGCTGCTGTGGCAGTGGATATTCAACCCCGAGAAGGGCCTGCTGAACATGGAGCTCCTGAAGCTGGGCGTTAAGGGCCCTGAATGGCTTCAGGACCCACTCTGGGTGAAGCCGGCGCTCATATTGATGGGGGTATGGGGCGGGTTGGGGCCGAACCTCATCCTGTTTCTCGCGGGCCTTCAAGGGGTCCCGCAGAGCCTTTACGAGGCCGCGTCGATTGACGGCGCGAAGCCGTGGCAGCAGTTTCTCTACGTTACGTGGCCGATGCTGACGCCGACCACGTTCTTCATCAGTGTGATGGGCGCCATCGGCGCATTCCAGTATTTCGGGCAGATCTACATCATGACGCAGGGTGGCCCGGAGCACGCGAGCACAAGCTATATGTTCTACCTGTGGCAGCAGGCGTTCACGTATTACCGCATGGGCTACGCCAGCGCCCTTGCGTGGGTCCTTGGCATCATCATCATCGGCGTGACGATCGTTCAGTTCCGCGTCGCGAACCGCTGGGTCTTCTATGAGACGGTGTAG